In Haloarcula salinisoli, one genomic interval encodes:
- a CDS encoding mandelate racemase/muconate lactonizing enzyme family protein — protein MKTTPFSLPLSSPLATASGTIEAREGVLVRYDHRGETGIGEATPLPGWTESLTDCRAALDTAAAAETQGGHTAAMLELAADSVPAARHGFATALLDADARADGVPLYRWFDADRHCETVPVNATVGDSDPADTADAVARAVDQGFDCCKLKVGARSVAADVERVRAVRDRVGDHVRLRADANGAWSREQATRAFDAVADLGVDYVEQPLAAEDLSGHADLRGGPVGVALDESLIHRRADAVLSADAADVLILKPMVLGGPGNAHTLALRAREQGIEPVVTTTIDGVVARLAALHVAAAVPDIGPCGLTTGDRLARDLAPDPTTVADGEMTVPQRDGLGVDPDEVTPDA, from the coding sequence ATGAAGACGACGCCGTTCTCGCTCCCGCTGTCCAGCCCACTCGCGACTGCCAGCGGGACTATCGAGGCTCGCGAGGGGGTCCTGGTCCGGTACGACCACCGAGGGGAGACCGGTATCGGCGAGGCGACACCGCTGCCCGGGTGGACCGAATCCCTGACTGACTGCCGCGCCGCTCTCGACACGGCCGCCGCCGCCGAAACCCAGGGCGGCCACACCGCCGCGATGCTCGAACTCGCGGCCGACAGCGTCCCCGCGGCGCGGCACGGCTTCGCGACCGCGCTGCTGGACGCCGACGCACGGGCCGACGGCGTCCCGCTCTATCGGTGGTTCGACGCCGACCGCCACTGCGAGACCGTCCCGGTCAACGCAACCGTCGGCGATAGCGACCCGGCAGACACGGCCGACGCGGTCGCCCGCGCGGTCGACCAGGGCTTTGACTGCTGCAAGCTGAAAGTCGGCGCCCGGAGCGTCGCGGCCGACGTCGAGCGGGTTCGCGCGGTCCGCGACCGAGTCGGCGACCACGTCAGGCTGCGGGCCGACGCCAACGGCGCGTGGAGCCGCGAGCAGGCGACACGGGCCTTCGACGCCGTCGCCGACCTCGGTGTCGACTACGTCGAACAGCCCCTCGCGGCCGAGGACCTTTCGGGACACGCCGACCTGCGGGGCGGGCCAGTCGGTGTCGCGCTGGACGAATCGCTGATACACCGGCGGGCCGACGCCGTCCTCTCGGCAGACGCCGCGGACGTGCTGATACTGAAACCGATGGTACTGGGCGGGCCTGGCAACGCCCACACGCTGGCGCTGCGGGCCCGCGAGCAGGGCATCGAGCCGGTCGTGACGACCACCATCGACGGGGTCGTCGCCCGGCTGGCGGCGCTGCACGTCGCCGCCGCCGTCCCCGATATCGGTCCCTGCGGGCTGACCACGGGCGACCGGCTGGCGCGTGACCTCGCACCGGATCCGACGACGGTCGCCGACGGCGAGATGACTGTCCCCCAGCGTGACGGACTCGGAGTCGACCCGGACGAGGTGACGCCGGATGCGTGA
- a CDS encoding NRDE family protein yields the protein MCTIVLAWQVFDDAPVAFAANRDELLDRPSEPPERRQWGAEVVAPADAEAEGTWEGYNEHGLLVAVTNRWVDADLAGERSRGLLVRDCLSHESAEDAARAVEGAVREAEYAGFNLLLADENAAVLLEWDGQLAVRNLQPGVHVVVNVGADGDYRIPQFRADAAEGQATNADRLREVMQVEPGEGVDSWLDRAGETIADHDYGVCVHGDGFGTRSSSLITVSETSCYEFADGPPCKTDYRAVEGQI from the coding sequence GTGTGTACCATCGTCCTCGCCTGGCAGGTGTTCGACGACGCGCCGGTCGCGTTCGCGGCCAACCGTGACGAACTGCTCGACCGACCGTCCGAGCCACCCGAGCGCCGCCAGTGGGGCGCCGAGGTCGTCGCGCCGGCCGACGCCGAGGCGGAGGGGACCTGGGAGGGATACAACGAACACGGCCTGCTCGTCGCCGTCACCAACCGCTGGGTCGACGCCGACCTCGCCGGCGAGCGCTCGCGCGGTCTGCTCGTCCGGGACTGCCTGAGTCACGAGAGCGCCGAGGACGCCGCCCGCGCCGTCGAGGGTGCGGTCCGCGAAGCGGAGTACGCCGGCTTCAACCTCCTGCTGGCCGACGAGAACGCCGCCGTCCTGCTGGAGTGGGACGGCCAGCTCGCGGTGCGGAACCTCCAGCCCGGCGTCCACGTGGTCGTCAACGTCGGTGCCGACGGCGACTACCGGATTCCGCAGTTCCGCGCCGACGCTGCCGAGGGGCAGGCGACCAACGCCGACCGCCTGCGCGAAGTAATGCAGGTCGAACCCGGCGAGGGCGTCGACTCGTGGCTCGACCGTGCGGGCGAGACTATCGCCGACCACGACTACGGCGTCTGTGTCCACGGCGACGGGTTCGGGACCCGGTCGTCCTCGCTCATCACAGTCAGTGAGACCTCCTGCTACGAGTTCGCCGACGGTCCGCCCTGCAAGACCGACTATCGTGCAGTGGAAGGCCAGATTTAA
- a CDS encoding class I adenylate-forming enzyme family protein — translation MREPVDWPTQDLVAHRAGTTPERTAIVDADSGGERTYRELDAAVDSVAAAFDAVCASAGGRVAALVDTRPAVAELLYAALRTGRTFVPLNVDLDADTLAAQLDRVDAGLLVCERETESLADEIADCSVVSVDEPASAAVEPLDHQAPTADVTPAELSRETTALMLFTSGTTSEPKGVRLTLGNLVASATASAFRLGVLPSDRWLVCLPTYHMGGLAPFLRSALYGTAVVVQRQFEPAETARVVDEHDVTGVSLVPTMGKRLVDTGWAPHDGLRAVLLGGGPADPDLIERALARDIPVCPTYGMTETASQIATALPATAGEYRDTVGQPLVNTTVTVVADGEPCGPGEIGELVVEGPTVTPGYLDADATEAAFGEYGFHTGDRGYRDEDGRLWVVGRADDRIVTGGENVEAGVVAATIRDFPGVEDAAVVGLPDEEWGQRVVALVAGDTDPEEVRAHCRAELAPYEVPKTVRVVDALPRTPSGTVDRDAVRNRLQERYDSGS, via the coding sequence ATGCGTGAGCCGGTCGACTGGCCGACCCAGGACCTGGTGGCCCACCGCGCCGGGACGACGCCAGAGCGAACGGCTATCGTGGACGCCGACAGCGGTGGCGAGCGAACCTACCGCGAACTCGATGCCGCCGTCGACTCGGTCGCGGCCGCGTTCGACGCCGTCTGTGCGTCCGCTGGCGGCCGCGTCGCCGCACTGGTCGACACCCGGCCGGCGGTCGCGGAGCTGCTCTACGCCGCGTTGCGCACCGGACGGACCTTCGTGCCACTGAACGTCGACCTCGACGCCGATACGCTCGCGGCGCAGCTCGACCGCGTCGACGCCGGCCTGCTGGTGTGTGAGCGCGAGACCGAGTCGCTGGCGGACGAAATCGCCGACTGTTCGGTCGTCTCAGTCGACGAGCCCGCCTCGGCGGCCGTCGAGCCGCTCGACCACCAGGCCCCGACGGCCGACGTGACGCCGGCGGAGCTATCGCGTGAGACGACCGCGCTGATGCTGTTCACCAGCGGAACGACGAGCGAGCCGAAAGGCGTCCGCCTGACGCTGGGGAATCTCGTCGCGAGCGCGACGGCCTCGGCGTTCCGGCTCGGCGTGCTCCCGTCGGACCGGTGGCTGGTCTGTCTCCCGACCTACCACATGGGTGGCCTGGCACCGTTTCTCCGGTCGGCGCTGTACGGGACGGCGGTCGTCGTCCAGCGACAGTTCGAGCCGGCCGAGACGGCCCGCGTCGTTGACGAGCACGACGTCACCGGTGTCTCGCTCGTCCCGACGATGGGCAAGCGACTCGTCGACACCGGCTGGGCCCCCCACGACGGGCTCCGGGCCGTCCTGCTGGGCGGTGGGCCGGCGGACCCCGACCTCATCGAGCGTGCACTGGCCCGGGATATCCCGGTCTGTCCGACCTACGGGATGACCGAGACCGCCTCGCAGATTGCGACCGCCTTGCCGGCCACGGCGGGCGAGTACCGCGACACGGTCGGCCAGCCCCTCGTCAACACGACCGTGACCGTCGTGGCCGACGGCGAGCCCTGTGGGCCGGGCGAAATCGGCGAACTGGTAGTCGAGGGCCCGACGGTGACGCCGGGGTATCTCGACGCCGACGCGACCGAAGCCGCGTTCGGCGAGTACGGCTTCCACACCGGCGACCGCGGCTACCGCGATGAGGACGGTCGACTCTGGGTCGTCGGCCGCGCGGACGACCGCATCGTCACCGGCGGCGAGAACGTCGAGGCCGGGGTCGTTGCAGCCACAATCAGGGACTTTCCTGGCGTCGAGGACGCCGCCGTCGTCGGGCTGCCCGACGAGGAGTGGGGCCAGCGCGTCGTGGCACTGGTGGCCGGCGACACCGACCCGGAGGAAGTCAGGGCCCACTGCCGGGCCGAACTCGCCCCTTACGAGGTCCCGAAAACAGTTCGGGTGGTCGACGCCCTGCCGCGAACGCCCTCGGGGACCGTCGACCGGGACGCGGTGCGTAATCGACTACAGGAGCGCTATGACTCGGGGTCGTAG
- a CDS encoding helix-turn-helix transcriptional regulator, translating into MDNDLKVWRAKAGVTQQELADEIDVARQTINAIERGRYDPSMELGFKLAHYFDCSIEDIFSYDPES; encoded by the coding sequence ATGGACAACGACCTCAAAGTGTGGCGGGCGAAAGCTGGTGTCACCCAGCAGGAGCTCGCCGACGAGATAGACGTGGCCAGACAGACCATCAACGCCATCGAACGCGGGCGTTACGACCCGAGCATGGAACTCGGCTTCAAGCTGGCACACTACTTCGACTGCTCGATAGAGGACATCTTCAGCTACGACCCCGAGTCATAG